The Aethina tumida isolate Nest 87 chromosome 6, icAetTumi1.1, whole genome shotgun sequence genome has a segment encoding these proteins:
- the LOC109605642 gene encoding probable ATP-dependent RNA helicase spindle-E, with protein MDKLFKECENMFMPEPLVDGRLNVGPVEQIKFGPSDSDRGRDTNVYEQDYVRNEMKKYANYQAMPMNENDRLSIVDSIGTAQQSANDTYYQHNYKFRTNSLPIDFFKEKIINTVESSDVVIIRGDTGCGKTTQVPQFILDDAKENDQWCNIAVTQPRKIAAINIAQRVSEERGWPLGSVVGYQVGLEKMVNANTLVTYMTTGVLLQKLIKTKNLHSYTHIIIDEIHERTEELDLLLIVVRKFLFTNSPHTKVILMSATIEAEHFTRYFAFNSNLNRDGFAPVVNITKKSEFTKQIFYVDQIAIVKKVHQFDIDKPEINEMWNMFTFLLTAFDKLDDDPNDRDVGNVLVFLPGLNEIEEAMRRMSQVDRSTEAVKWEAIPLHSSLPNDEQAKVFKTPKPHHRKVILSTNIAESSITVSDIKFVIDFCLTKNLVVDPMSKFSSLQLEWASHVNCEQRAGRVGRVSNGRIYRLVSREFYERYMPATPTPEILRAPLENIVLKAKELDMHDTPSQILALAMNPPNLRNIENTIWNLKEVGGLLQTCRGVRTNADGDLTFMGSVMAGLPLDVHLSKLILLGHMFSCLEEAIIIAAGLSIPNIFVIPFQDRFLFYQKLLMWSDGCNSDQVTLLNLHNVWSTMKREKRFKTVREEAAWCRHNFVSFKGMKEWTTLISEIKIRLGQYHIRESHGKYRVELGALEKPTILKVIMCGAFYPNYFLKKEMLDEREAVRAVCGKDPTRTVYFQGFDNRQPGQLYVKQIKKWFSPNDQMQQSINVIFDNSYKIYVEFKRKTTDQVTLDLNGRKTVTDLVSKIPIEMYECIRKRQLKYPFKLHLYSLSDALEFAEKFCLNSSMNVEVPTSNPNLTYDPIPTLDVEMIQFTITYGNDAGHFFVQLTDDETQRLSAAIERELNSHVLHPAIDTLRDPKKFKFDDVYAARWNVDNKFYRCKVATVLGKHARVLFIDFGNTQDVLLSEIYNLPAIPLVNTPPLMLECVLAGVKPCPNHSQNGKWSNEANQYVFKKTSNVVLYGEVYSVVDDVVHLNVYYGRTDRGACLNRELIEMGYGIEVKESYLSQEDHKMRQAVKASNDPAPFLQIERMKKRPEVEAPADLRRYERTIDLKGPFSPLEMRVGSTLVGARAQRVDMEGQSVNAVLLDSEADDPHSILLVANKVMQSANGGLRLRESTLMPRIPGLPALMAMLFCPQMEPKLTSDGTRVASILCGMGCREPDHVPMHPAHDMVIQLDTVLLAEEIDLINNVRYLMNYCIKVMDSNYFGEDNSNKQLLFDNQKKIIDALFRCLYHKRKSMEKVYAKYASEWNKSEVDACVLETNMVQDPEDIWPLLKFLELKTLPEGADLILNNLDELFEIARSEGPPKSVMCLLCNERLIDAYDVRNHIVSSGHIANKRKFDESLRNWQACEGLN; from the exons ATGGATAAGCTTTTTAAAGAATGCGAAAATATGTTTATGCCTGAGCCACTCGTGGATGGACGGCTGAACGTAGGTCCCGTTGAGCAGATCAAATTTGGACCCTCTGATAGTGACAGGGGGAGGGACACCAATGTTTACGAACAGGATTATGttagaaatgaaatgaaaaagtaTGCCAATTATCAGGCCATGCCGATGAATGAG AATGATAGACTGTCTATTGTCGATTCAATAGGGACAGCACAGCAAAGTGCCAACGATACTTATTATCAGCATAATTACAAGTTTAGGACAAACTCCTTGCCAATTGATTTCTTTAAGGAAAAG ataatcaACACAGTCGAAAGTTCAGATGTTGTGATTATTCGTGGTGACACTGGCTGCGGCAAAACGACCCAAGTGCCACAATTTATCCTGGATGATGCCAAAGAAAACGACCAATGGTGCAACATTGCCGTAACGCAGCCCAGGAAAATTGCAGCCATTAATATTGCACAGAGGGTTTCTGAAGAAAGGGGTTGGCCACTCGGTTCTGTTGTTGGTTACCAG gTCGGATTGGAAAAAATGGTGAACGCCAACACCCTCGTGACATACATGACGACCGGCGTGCTGCTGCAAAAGCTGATCAAAACCAAAAACCTGCACTCCTACACCCACATCATAATCGACGAGATCCACGAGAGGACCGAAGAGTTGGATTTGCTGTTGATCGTGGTCAGAAAGTTCCTGTTCACCAACTCGCCGCACACGAAGGTCATACTAATGTCGGCGACCATAGAGGCCGAACACTTCACCCGCTACTTCGCCTTCAACAGCAACCTGAACCGGGACGGCTTCGCCCCCGTCGTCAACATCACCAAAAAGAGCGAGTTCACCAAACAGATATTCTACGTGGATCAAATCGCGATTGTCAAAAAGGTTCATCAATTCGACATAGACAAGCCGGAAATAAACGAGATGTGGAACATGTTCACGTTCTTGCTGACGGCCTTCGACAAACTGGACGACGATCCGAACGACAGGGATGTGGGAAACGTGTTGGTGTTCCTGCCCGGTTTGAACGAAATCGAGGAGGCCATGAGGCGTATGTCGCAGGTGGATCG AAGCACAGAAGCCGTCAAATGGGAAGCGATACCCCTTCATTCGTCTCTTCCGAACGATGAACAGGCGAAGGTGTTCAAAACACCAAAGCCGCACCACAGGAAGGTAATCCTGTCAACAAACATTGCTGAGAGTTCTATCACAGTTTCCGATATTAAGTTTG ttattgatttttgtttgacGAAAAACTTGGTGGTGGATCCTATGTCGAAGTTCTCCAGCTTACAACTAGAATGGGCTTCTCATGTGAACTGCGAACAAAGAGCTGGCAGAGTTGGTAGGGTTAGCAATGGCAGGATTTACAGATTGGTCAGTCGGGAATTTTACGAG AGATATATGCCGGCCACACCTACGCCGGAAATATTACGTGCCCCCCTCGAGAACATAGTCCTCAAGGCGAAGGAACTGGACATGCACGACACTCCAAGCCAAATCCTGGCGTTGGCTATGAACCCGCCTAACTTGCGGAACATCGAAAACACCATTTGGAATTTAAAGGAAGTGGGCGGACTACTTCAGACCTGCCGGGGCGTCAGGACGAACGCAGACGGCGATTTGACCTTCATGGGATCCGTGATGGCCGGTCTTCCTTTGGACGTACACCTGTCGAAGCTCATTCTGTTGGGCCACATGTTTAGCTGCTTGGAAGAGGCCATCATCATCG CTGCCGGCCTCTCCATCCCCAACATCTTCGTCATACCGTTCCAGGACCGTTTCCTGTTTTACCAGAAACTGTTGATGTGGTCCGACGGCTGCAACAGCGATCAGGTCACCCTGTTGAATCTGCACAAT GTGTGGTCGACGATGAAACGGGAGAAGAGATTTAAAACTGTACGTGAGGAAGCCGCGTGGTGCAGACATAACTTCGTCAGCTTTAAAGGTATGAAGGAATGGACGACGTTGATATCCGAAATCAAAATACGTCTTGGCCAGTATCATATTCGTGAAAGTCACGGCAAGTATAGGGTGGAATTAGGAGCTTTGGAAAAACCGACCATACTTAAG GTGATAATGTGCGGCGCATTTTATCCTAATTATTTCCTCAAAAAGGAGATGCTTGATGAGAGGGAAGCCGTTCGTGCCGTGTGTGGTAAGGACCCAACTAGGACTGTTTATTTTCAAGGCTTCGACAACAGACAACCCGGCCAGTTATACGTGAAGCAAATCAAAAAATGGTTCTCACCCAACGATCAGATGCAGCAATCCATAAACGTTATATTCGATAACAGTTA CAAAATCTACGTTGAATTTAAACGTAAAACCACCGATCAAGTGACACTGGACTTGAACGGTCGCAAAACCGTCACCGATCTTGTGAGCAAGATTCCCATAGAAATGTACGAGTGCATCAGAAAGAGGCAGCTGAAGTATCCCTTCAAGTTGCATCTGTATTC ACTTTCAGATGCTTTAGAGTTCGCCGAAAAGTTCTGCCTGAACTCATCGATGAATGTTGAAGTGCCGACTTCAAATCCCAATCTTACGTACGATCCAATACCCACTCTGGACGTGGAAATGATTCAGTTTACCATAACTTAC ggaAATGATGCTGGTCATTTTTTTGTCCAGCTCACTGACGATGAAACGCAACGGCTTTCGGCGGCCATTGAAAGGGAATTGAACAGTCATGTATTGCATCCGGCTATTGATACTCTGAGGGACcccaaaaaatttaagtttgatGATGTGTATGCAGCGAGGTGGAATGTGGACAACAAGTTTTATAGGTGCAAAGTTGCGACCGTCCTTGGAAAACATGCACGa gTTCTATTCATAGACTTTGGCAACACACAAGATGTGTTACTGTCGGAAATTTACAACCTGCCCGCCATCCCCTTAGTTAACACCCCGCCGCTGATGTTGGAATGCGTACTCGCCGGCGTCAAGCCGTGCCCCAACCATTCGCAGAACGGCAAATGGAGCAACGAGGCCAACCAGTACGTCTTCAAGAAGACCAGCAACGTGGTGCTGTACGGCGAGGTGTACTCGGTCGTCGACGACGTCGTCCATCTCAACGTCTACTACGGCAGGACCGACCGCGGGGCCTGTCTGAACCGCGAGCTGATCGAAATGGGCTACGGCATCGAGGTGAAGGAGTCCTACCTGTCCCAGGAGGACCACAAAATGCGGCAGGCGGTCAAGGCGTCCAACGATCCGGCACCGTTCCTGCAGATCGAGAGGATGAAGAAGCGACCGGAGGTGGAGGCGCCGGCCGACCTGCGCCGCTACGAGAGGACCATAGACTTGAAGGGTCCGTTCAGCCCGCTGGAGATGAGGGTTGGCAGCACCTTGGTGGGGGCACGCGCCCAACGCGTCGACATGGAGGGCCAGTCGGTCAACGCCGTGCTCTTAGACTCGGAGGCGGACGATCCTCATTCGAT cTTGTTGGTGGCCAACAAGGTGATGCAGTCGGCCAATGGGGGACTGCGCCTGCGCGAGTCCACGCTCATGCCTCGCATACCCGGACTGCCGGCGCTGATGGCGATGCTCTTCTGTCCGCAGATGGAGCCGAAGCTGACCTCGGACGGTACTCGAGTGGCGTCGATTTTGTGCGGTATGGGATGCAGGGAACCGGACCATGTGCCCATGCATCCAGCTCACGATATGGTCATCCAATTGGACACAGTTCTATTAGCAGAGGAAATCGATTTG ATTAACAACGTGCGATACTTGATGAATTATTGTATCAAAGTGATGGACAGTAATTATTTTGGCGAAGATAATTCCAATAAACAGCTCCTTTTTGACAACCAGAAAAAAATCATAGATGCATTGTTCAG